A window of Actinomadura viridis genomic DNA:
GTACCCGAACCGCCTCTACCAGCACTCCGCGCGGACCGACCGGATCCGCAACTCCCACGACATCACCACGCTGCCGACGATCTGGGACCGCCTGGAGGCGGCCGGCCTGCGCGGCCGTTACTACTTCAGCGATGTGCCGTTCACCGCGCTGTGGGGTACGAGGTACCGGTCCATCAGCCACCCCTACTCCCGGTTCATCGCCGACTGCGCCGAGGGTGATCTGCCCGAACTGTCCTTCGTGGATCCGAGGTTCGTGGGCGAGGCGGCAGGGACCTCGGGCGACGACCACCCGCACGCCGACATCCGGGTGGGGCAGTACTTCCTCAGCCAGGTCTACGAGGCCGTCACCTCAAGCCCGGCATGGGATCGGACGCTGCTCATCATCAATTACGACGAGTGGGGCGGGTTCTTCGACCATGTTCCCCCGTCCGTCGCGCCCGACGCCAATCCCGATTGGGGGCTGCGCGGTTTCCGTGTCCCGTGCCTGGTCATCTCGCCCCGGGCGCGGCGCGGGCACGTCGCGAGCGACGTCTACGACCACACGTCGGTGCTGAAGGCCGTGGAATGGAGGTGGGGCCTCGCACCGCTGTCACCGCGCGATTCCACGGCCCGCAATATCGCGGAGGTGCTGGATTTCGAAAGGCCCGGGGTCCTCACCGCACCGCGGTGGGTGGTGCCGTTTTTCGAGGGGGAACCATGTCCCACCGACCTGGACGAGAACACCGGCGGCGGGCGTTGGCACGGTATGCGTGCTCTTGCCGCTTCCAACGGCTGGGGCGTGGCGTGAAACACCTATCATCCGGTGGTGGATTCAGACCAAGCGTTACTCGACGCCATCAGCAGTGGTGACTCCGCCGCCCTCACCCGGTTGTTCGCGGACGGCGCCGACCCCGCCACGGGAAATGGCGACGGCGACCCGGTGGTCCTCGACGCGGCGGACACCGGGAAGGTCGAGTTGGTACGGCCGTTTCTTGACGCCGGTCTGCCGGTCGACGCGGAATCGGATTTGGGGACGACACCTCTCATGTGCGCCGTCTCCACCGGCAGCCTCCCCCTGGTGGAGTTCCTGGTCTCCCGTGGCGCGGACGTCAACCGGGTCCAGAGGGGTGGCGTGGAGCCCGGCACGGTGTTGACCTGGGCATTGGAACTCGCGGAGCCGCTGGCGATCGTGTCGGCTCTGCTGCGCGCGGGCGCCGATCCGGACCTGCCCCGGCCGGACGGCTGGACGCCGCTCATGCTGGCCGCCTTCCACGGCTACGTCGAGGTCATCCGGGCGCTGGTGGCGGCCGGCGCGGACGTGTCGGCGTCCAAGGACGATGGCGCGGTCACCCCGGTCGGCGTCGCCGAGGAATGGCGGCACGGTGAAGCCGCACGCGTGTTGCGCGAGCTGGGGGCGCCGGACCCGGTCGAGTCGTACACGGCGCGGCTGACCGTGCTGGTGTCCGGGATCGCCGCGTGGCTCGCCGAGCACGCGAGCGTGGAGTACGAGTCTCTGGCCAGGGCCCGGGGAGCGGCGGCGCCGGAGGCTGTGGCCGCGCTGGAGACCGCCGTCGGGGAGCCTCTTCCGGCGGATTTTCTCGCGTACCTGCGGTTGTTCGGTGATTCCGGAGGGCTGGACTTCTACGAGTACGACGGGCTGTCGGTCGCGCAGATCCTCAGCCGGTGGCGGGGCCTCGGGGACGCGCATGGGCGGGGGACCTTTGACGGCTGGACTCCCCACGAACTGCACCCGGCCAACGGGCTCGTACGGTGCGTGTGGTGGCATCCCGGGTGGGTGCCGTTCGCGGCGGACGCCTGCGGCAACCTCTTCTGCGTCGACCTCGCGCCCGCTGAGCACGGCCGTCGCGGCCAGGTGATCCAATGGGAGACCCGCGGCGGCCCGTCCGGCCCGCGAGCCTCGTCGTTCATGCGGTACCTGCGGCAACATCACGACACGCTGCTCAACGTGCAGCACACTTACGACGAGGAGGGGCGGCTGGAGCGCCCCTGCTGACCGTACTCGGCGCTCGCCTGAGCTGCCCTGTGGCAACGCGGACTGGAGACTCTCCAGTCCGCGTTGCCACAGGGCGCGTCCCGTCTCCGGGCGGTCCGGTCAGTCCTTCCACGCGCCCGAGGCGGCGGCCTCCTTGACGTAGTCGGCGAACGGGCGCGGCGGCCGTCCCAGGGCGCGGCTCACGCCGTCGGCGACCGGTTCGCCCGCACCGCGGGCGATCGCCTCCATCAGGTCCGCGACGGCCTCGACGACGTCGTCCGGGTACCCCTGCCGGGTGAGGAGGCCGGCGTAGGTAGCGCGGTCGACCGGGGTGTAGCGGACCTCGCGTCCCGACGCCTCGGAGATGAGGGACGCGACCGTACGGAAGGAGAGCGCCTCCGGCCCGGTCAGCTCGTACACCTGGCCCGCGTGCGCCTCGTCGGTGAGCGCCGCGGCGGCGACGTCGGCGATGTCCTCGGCGTCGACGAACGCCTCGCGTCCCTCGCCGGCGGGCAGGGCCAGTTCTCCGGCCATGACCGGTTCGTGGAGGTAGTCCTCGCTGAAGTTCTGCGCGAACCAGCCCGCACGCAGGATCGTCCACTGGGGGACCGACTCGCGGACCAGTGTTTCCAGCGGTTCCTGGTGAGGGTGGGCCCCGCCGCCCTCACCACGCGCGGACAGCAGGACGACGCGCTGGACGCCCTCTTCCACGGCCCGGTGGACGAAGGCCGTGATGTCGGCGAGGTCCACGAACTCGATCATCGGGACGAGGTAGAGGGCCTGGACGCCTTCCAGCGCGGGGCCCCAGGTCGTCCGGTCACCGTAGTCGAACAGGGTTCCGGTGGTACGGGAGGCGGCGCGTACGGGGACGTCGAGGTCGCGCAGGCGGGCGACCACGCGGCGGCCGGTCTTGCCGCGGCCGCCCAGGACGAGGATCGGTGCTCGGGTCATGATCGCCATCCCATCGCCCGCGCCGGGACGTTCACATGGCCATTCGTCCCGCGCGCATGTGAGGTCGTCTCCTCGGGCCCGGCAGGACGCGCGTTCACCAGCGGTCGTGGTGGATCGCGGCGTCCAGGGGGCGGCGGGTGCGCCAGCCGTGCCGTTCGAGGTCCGGCGCGGTCTCCAGGTGGGTGACCGGGCCCAGGCACAGCCAGGCCACGGGGCGGATGCCCTCCGGGATGCCGAGCAGCCGCCGTACGAACGGTTCCCGGTAGAAGGAGACCCAGCCGAGGCCCAGGTCCTCGGCGGTGGCGGCCAGCCAGAGGTTCTGGATGGCCAGGCAGACCGAGTACAGCCCGGCGTCCGCGATCGCGTGGCGGCCGAGCACGGCGGGCCCGCCCCGTTCGGGGTCGTAGGTGACGACGATCGACAGGCTGCTCTCCAGCACCCCGTCGATCTTCACCCGGGCGAACCGCTCGGCCCGCGTTCCGGACAGGGTCCCGGCGAAGACGTCGCGCTCGTGCTGGACGTGCTCGTGGAACGCGCGCCGGACGGCCGGGTCCGCCACGAGGACGAAGTCCCACGGCTGGGACAGCCCGACGCTGGGCGCGGCGTGCGCCGCGGCGAGGATCCGGCGGAGGACGTCGCCGGGGATCGGCGCCCCGGTGAACTCGGCGCGTACGTCGCGGCGGCGGTGAACGATCTCGTAGATGTCGGCGTGCACGGCAGGCTCCCGCTGGGTCGGGCCACCATGGCGGTGGCCGTAGGGGCGAGGCCGGTCTTCGGACTCCCGGATCGGCGCCTCACCGTCCGCCTTCCCGGCCTGGCGGCCAGTGGCTGCGCGTACGCGCGTGGACGGCGGCTCCCCGGTCACCGCGGCGGGCCCGTGCCGGAATCACACCGGCTTCCCGATTCTCCCCAGGCGGGGCACCTCGCATCAGTTCGTGCCGCCGCTGATCTTACTCGCGGACGGTCCGGGCGGCCCGGACGGCTCGGACGGCTCGGACGGCTCGGGGGCCGGTGCGGCGCCGGGCCGGAGGAGGAGCAGGAAGCCGAGGACGGACCCGGCGAGCTGGCAGGCGGCGATGGCGAGGAGGAGGCCGACCGGGCCGATGCTGTCGGCGAACGCGCCGGTGAGCGCGGCGCCGATCGCGGAGGCTCCGATCTTCAGGCTGCCGCCGGTCGTGTTGACCTGGCCGAGGCGGCCGGGCGGGGACTCGCGCTGGCGGAGCATCAGGGTGGCGGTGAAGACGGGCCCCTCGACGATCCCGACCACCAGGAAGCACAGCAGCGCCCAGGGCAGGGACGGCGCCAGGGCGACCGAGGCGATGGCGCCGCCGAACCCGGCCAGCCCGCCCATCACCACCCATTCGGCGTGGCGCGCCTTGAGCCAGCGGGACGACCCGAGCGCCCCGATCAGCGAGCCCAGGGCGAAGGCCACGAGGAACTGGCCGCCCGCGGAGGGGCCCGCGCCGATGTGCTCGGCGAACAGGACGGCCGTGACGGCGACACCCCCGAACCCCAGCCAGGCGAACGAGGTGGCGACGGTCAGCGCGCGAAGCCTGGTATTGGAGACCAGGACGGACAGGCCGCCGACCACGACGTCCATCAGCGCGTGACGGAAACCGCCCCGCCCGGCGGCATCGGCGTCCAAGGCCCCTTCAGAGGCCCCTTCCGAGGCCCCTTCCGAGGCCCCTTCCGAGACGGCGCCCGAGACGGCGTCCGAGGCGGCGTCCAAGGCGGCGTCCAAGGCCCCTTCCGAGACGGCGCCGGAGTCTGATGGCGGCTCCGTGCCCGTTCGGGCTGGCTCGGCGTCCGTTCCGGACGGGGGCACGGGCGGGTCGGCGGGCGGGGCCACGGACGTGCCCTGTCCCGTCGACGTATCCCGTCCGGAAGGGGCCGCTTGGGGCCGCGGTTCGGGGACGGGGGCCTCGTGCGGTTCAGGGGCGGGGGCCTCGTGCGGTTCGGGGACGGGGGCGTCGCGCGGTTCGGGGATCGTGACGGGCCGCGGGACCGGCTCGTTCGTCCCGGGCGCCTCCCTGCCTGCCGGGCGCGCGACCGGAAGGAAGGCCAGCGCGCCCGCGCCGACGACGGCGGCCGCCACGATGGCGAGGCCGGAGTGGGACCCGGTCGCGACGGCGGCGATGGCGGCGGCCAGGCCGGGGCCGGCGATCGCCGCGACGCTGTAGCTCGACGCCTCCAGCGCGTACGCGCGGGGCAGCCGTTCCTCCGGGACGAAGCGCGGCAGCAGGCTGCTGAGGGCCACCACGATCGGCTCGGTGCAGCCGACCACGACGGCGACGAGCAGGGCCAGGACCAGCGGCGACCGTCCGGCCATGAGGAGCAGCGCCGCCGTCGCGGCGGCGTACCCGGCGGCCAGCGCCATGGCCAGTCCGCGCGGGCGGGCGGCGCGGTCGAGCGCGTGCCCGATCACCGGGCCGCTCAGCACGTACGGCAGGGTCAGCGCGGTCTGCAGGAACCCGGCGTCCGCCGCCCGCCCGGTACGCGCCTGGACGGTCAGGACCAGGGCGGTCGCGGCGCCTTCCGCGGAGACCCGCAGGAGGGTGGCGGCGGTGAGGTGGGCAGGGAGGGCGGCGTTCCGGGCGGGCACCAGCAAATCGTGACACAGCCCGTCCGGCGGACTCTGGCGGCCTTTCAGGCCGACACCCGCAAACGACGACACGGCCGATCCGAACGGCCCCTGGCTCCGTCTCGGGCCGCCACCAGCAACAGGGAGACAGCCCATCCGACAGACCCTGGCAGCGTTCCAGGCGGACACCGGCGAACGGCGACACAGCCCGGGCCGGCGGATTCTGGCTGATCAAGTGGGCACCTAGACTCGCAGTGTGACGCACACCTATGAGCACCGGGTCACCAGCGAGGTCGGGCGGTTGCGCACGGTGCTGCTGCACCGTCCCGGCGCGGAGTTGAAGCGGCTCACCCCCCGTAACAGCGACAAGCTGCTGTTCGACGCGATCCCTTGGGCGGGCCGGGCCCAGGAGGAGCACGACGCGTTCGCGCAGGCGCTGCGCGAACGCGGGGTGGAGGTCCTCTACCTGACCGAACTCCTGCAGGACGCCCTGGAGTACGAGGAGGCGCGGGACGTCGCGATCGCGGGCGTGATCGACGATGGCCGCTGGGGCGACCAGCTGCGGAAGGTGGTCGAGGGCTACCTGCGCGACCTCGATCCGGAGGTCCTGGCCCAGGTCCTGATCGCCGGACTGGCGCACGAGGAGCTGAAGGCCGGGCACGGCCTGGTCTACCGGCTGATGGACCGGCACGACTTCATCATCGACCCGCTGCCGGGGCTGCTGTTCACCCGGGACAACAGCGCGTGGATCGGCGACCGGGTGGCGGTGACCAGCCTGGCGATGCCCGCGCGCCGCCCCGAGTCGGCGCTGACCGGCCTGGTCTACGCGCACCATCCGCGGTTCGCCGGGGTGGAGCCGGTGTACGACCGGTCGCTGGAGCATGTGGAGGGCGGCGACATCCTGTTGCTGTCCCCCGGTGTCCTCGCGGTCGGCACCGGCGAGCGCACGACGCCGGCGGGGGTGGAACGGCTGGCCCGCCGGGTGCTGGGCGCCGGGCTGGCCCACACCGTCCTGGCCGTTCCGATCGCCCAGGAGCGGGCCACGATGCACCTCGACACGGTGTGCACCATGGTCGACGTCGACACGGTCCTGATGTACCCGCCGATGGCCTCTTCCCTGACCGCCTACGCCGTCACCGCCGACGGCGGGGAGTTGCGGGTGGCCGAGCCGCGCCCGTTCCTGGAGGCGGCGGCCGACGCGATGGGCCTGGACCGGCTCAAGCTGATCGACACCGGGCTCGATCCGGTCACCGCCGAACGCGAGCAGTGGGACGACGGCAACAACACGCTGGCGATCGCGCCGCGCCTGGCGGTGGCGTACGAACGCAACATCGAGACCAACGCCCAGCTGGAGGCGGCCGGCATCGAGGTGATCAGGATCAGTGGCAGCGAGCTGGGCACCGGCCGGGGCGGGCCGCGCTGCATGTCCTGCCCGATCCTCCGCGATCCGCCGCCCGCCTGAGGCGCGCTCCCCTTGAGGCGCGGTCCGTCTGAGGCCCGCTCCGTCTGAGGCCCGCTCCGTCTGAGGCGCGGTCCATTTGAGGCGCGGTCCATTTGAGGCGCGGTCCGCCGCCCGCCCGAGGGTTTCGCGGTGGGCGCGCGCCTCCCACGCGAAAGCCCCCGGGCCGTGGACGGCGCCGGGGGCATGCGAAGTGGAGTGCTCGGGCGGTGTCGACGGGGGCACGACAGCGCCCGAGCTTGAAGAGGACCTTACAAGGTCGGGACAGTGTAAGAACAGCCGGGGGCCGCCTGTGGACGTCAGGCGGGGTAGGCCCGGCCGGAAGCGGCCTCGGGCCGGCCGCCGTCGCGGAGGTCGTCGAGCGGGCCGGGCCCGCCGGTGAGGTCGCCGAAGCCTCCCAGTCGCGGCATTACGACGGAGGGGCCGGAGGTCTGCGCGTTCGCCGACATGGACACCCGGATGACGGCCCACACGGTGGTGGAGCCGTCCTCGTGCCGGACGCCCCAGCCCTCGGCGAGGGCCTCGACGATGCCGAGCCCCCGGCCGCCCAGCGAGGAGAGGGTGCCGGGGCCGCGCCTGGGTTCGGTCATCGCGCCGCCGTCGCTGACCGCGAGTTCGATGAGGTCGCCGTTGCGGATCCACGTGAGCTGGACCTGGCCGGAGGGCAGCGGGCGGGCGTGCCGGAGGGCGTTGCTGATGAGTTCGCTGACGATGACGGTGGCGTCGTCGACGATCGCCTCGAAGAGGCCCAGGGCGAAGAGCTCCGAGCGGAGGCGCCGCCGGGCTAGTGCGACGCTGGACGGCGCGTGTGGCAGCAGTACGACGCTCGACGCCCTCACCTCCCGTGCTCCCGTCCTCAGCCGCACTTTCCGGTACGACCGAAATGCCCTGGTTTCAACAGCCGGAAACCTGGACGAAACACCCTACTTCCCCACCAACGAGTGACGGACCGTTCAGTCACGGTCATCACCCCCGTTCAAGGCCAGATCCGGCGTTCGCCCCGTTGCGAGATCCATTAGGGATCTATCCACCCGCCGTTGGATTACTCCTCACGCGCACGTTTCGTCCGTCACACCCGTGTTGCCGGGAACGTTCCCAACGTGCCCGCCGCTCCGGCCCCGCGAGCCCGCCCACCGCGACGACCAGCCCGCCAGGTGACAAACGGACACGTCCGCCCCAGGCCACGGCCACATCCGGCCGCCGCTGTCACTCCGTGAAAACCGGGTGAACGGCAGACAGAACGGACGCCCGCGACAGACCACGGAACGGGCGGCGGGGATGCCGGGTGAGGGGGGTCAGCCCGCGGAGGCCAGCCTCAGGCACATGCGCGTACCGGTGCGGCCGGGCTCGCCGGGCTTGGCAGGACCGGCGGAGATCTCCCCGCCCTGCGCCTCGGTGAGCCGTTTGACGATGTAGAGGCCGAGTCCGATACCGCCGAACCGGCGGCGGTCGCCCGCCTCGCCCTGGACGAACCGCTCGAAGATCCGGTCGAGGTCGGCGGGGTCGATGCCGATCCCCTCGTCCTCCACCGTGACGACCAGCTCCTTCTCCTCGGGCCAGGCCCGGACCAGGATCCGGCCACCGTCCGGGGAGTACTTGACCGCGTTCTCCAGCAGCTGCCCCAGGATGATGTCGGTGGCCAGCGCGTCCCCGAACGCCCGCGGCAGGCCGGGGGCGATCTCCAGATCGACCGGGTGCAGGTCCGACAGCGAGCGGAAGCCCGCGACCACGCCCTCCAGCACCCTGACCAGGTCGAACGGCTCGATCGTGACCGCCAGCTCGTCGGCCCCCGCCCGGGCGCCGCGCAGCAGATGCTCCACCAGGCGGCCCAGGGACTGGGCGCGTTCGGCGATGGTCGCCACGGCCGACCGGCGGTCGGCGTCGGTCATCTCGTCCCACCGGTTGGCCAGCGTGCTGGCGAACCCCTGCACGACCGTCACCGGCGTGCGCAGTTCGTGACTGGTGGTCGCGAGGAAGAGGTCCTTGGCATCCTCCAGCGCCTTGGCCTCGGTGACGTCCCGGAAGTCCACCACCAGCTCGCCGGTCTCCTCGATCTCCGCCGCGAGCACGTTCAGCCAGACGCCCGACTCCAGCGGGATCGTCAGCGTCTCGCCGGGCGTGGGGATCTCGAACGGCAGTTCCCGCCCCACCGCGTCGCGGGGCGCGATCCCGGTGAGGGCGTGCGCGGCGGGATTCCACTGCCGGACCAGCCCGTCGCGGTCGAGCACCGCGATGCCGTCCGCGCTGGCGTCGGTCACCGCCCGCTCGTGCGCCCGCTGCCGGACCACCTCGGCGTAGGCGACCGCGTTGCCCACCGCCACCCCGGCGTGCCCGGCCAGCAGTTCCAGCAGCTCCAGCTCGGTGTGGCCGACCTTGCGTCCGGAGAACAGCGCGTACAGCGCCCCGTACGGACGGTTCTGCAGGTAGGAGAGGCCGAGCGCGACCGTGTGCAGGCCGGGCAGCTCGGACCAGACCAGATCGTCCAGGCGCCGCTCACCGGTGGTCAGCTTGACCGTCTTGCCGGACCTCAGCAGCTCGCCGACCAGGCTCGACCGCAGGTCGGCGGTGGTCCCCCGCAGGTGGTCGGGCAGCCCGGACAGGCTGACGAGCCGCAGCCGCCCGTCCTCGATCCGGACGAACCCGCCGGCGTCGGCGCCGGTCAGCTCGATCAGCGCGGCAGTGATCCGGTCCAGCACCACCGCCAGGTCCAGTTCGGCGTTCAGGTCGGCGACGATGTCGTTGAGCCGGCGCACCAGCCGGGCCCGCTCGGCCATGTGGTGCTGGACGGCCTCGTCGTCCTTGACCGGGTGGTAGACCCCCACCCAGCCGAGCGGGGCGCCGTCCCGGGCCCGCAGCAGGCTGGTGTCGATCCGCACGTCGATCAGGCGCCCGTCGCGGTGGAACCGGCGGGTGGCGATCGAGATCCGGCCGCCCTCGCCGGAACGGCGGGTGAGCAGCCGTTCCTGGACGGCGTTGAACTCGGCCTTGAGCTCGTCCGGCACGTTCGGCAGCGGCCGTCCGAGCACCTCCTCGGCCCGCCAGCCGAACATCCGCTCGGCCGCCGGGTTCCACACCGTGACCCTGAACGCCTCGTCGACGGCCACGATCGCGTCCGCCGCGCACTCGATGACGGCGCGGGCGATCGGATCGTGAACGGTCTGCACGTCTGTCATCGTGCCACCGCGGCTCCGGGTCTCGCCGGGCAACCTCCCCTGAAAAGTTCTCACATGTTTCCCCAGCTCACCGGAGGAACGCCACGTCAGGGCCCTGGGAACGCCCGGATCAACGGTCTCCGGCCGCCTCGCGACCGGCGTCGGGGGCGGTCCCCGTGCCGCGCCGGGGCAGCCGGCCGATCACGACCGTGACCACACCGGCGACCAGGAACGACAGCAGCGAGGCGCTCATCCAGCTCTGCGGTGTGAAATGCAGCACGCCCTGCACGTCCTGCCAGAAGCCCGCCCACCAGCTCACTCCGCCGGGGTAGATCAGCTGGTACGCCGCGAAGCCGACCGCCCAGGCCGCGATCATCCCCCAGCGGGACGGGGCGGTCCGCGAGGTGTTCCAGCCGAGCCCCCGGACGTCCCCGGTGCCGATCGCGGCGCGCCAGCGGCCCCGCCCCAGGTAGAAGTCCGCGGCCAGGACGCCCAGCATCGGTACGAACACCGAGCCGATGAGGGCGAGGAAGGCGGCGTAGTCCCCGATGTTCAGGACCAGGGCGAGCCCGGTGATCCCGGCGCCGAGGGCGACCGTCAGCACCCGGCGGTCGGCGCGCGGCACCAGGTTCTGGATCGATACCGCGGTGGAGTAGACGTTGGCGAACGACTGGTCGGCCTCCCGCAGGACGAAGACGGCGAAGAACAGCACGCCCAGCGTGACGTGCAGGAACGGGTCGAACACCTTCGAGGAGTCGCCCGCCACCAGTGCCAGCGCCAGCAGGCCGAGAACGTAGGCGATGATCTGGGTGACCGAATATCCAACGGCGGCGGCACCGAAAGCCCCGCGGGCCGTTCGGGCGTGGCGCGTGTAGTCGGCGGCCACCGGCACCCACGAGATCGACACGGCCAGCGCCGCGTCCGCCCCGATCCAGAAGCCGCCCCAGGAACCCTCGGTGAGATCGGGCAGCGGCTCGCGGACGAGCTGGACGTAGAAGTAGACCAGGGCGATCCCGACCGCCACCGTGACGTAGCGGCGCAGCATCCGGACCGAGCCCAGCGGCCAGATCGTCAGCACGGTGGTGAGGATCCCGGCCGCGATCACGTACCCCCACCGGGGTATCCCGTCCCAGAGCGCGCTCGCCGCGTCCGCGATGACGATCAGCTCGAAGGTGCCCCAGCCGATCAGCTGCGCGATGTTGAGCACGGTCGGCACGTACGACAGCCGGGCCCCGAACAGTCCGCGCAGCAGCACCATCGCGGGCTGCCCGGTACGGGCGCCCGGCGCCGCCGCCAGCCCCAGCATGAGGCCGCCGAGCGCGGTGCCCACGATCATCGCCACGATCCCGGCGGCGATCGCCAGCGTCGGCCGCCCGTTCTCGTCGGGCGCCAGCACGGTGTACGCGCCGGAGAACGCGAAGAGGCTGACCCCCAGGTTGGCCCAGAAGGCGCCCTGGTCCCAGAAGCCCAGGACCTTGGGCGCAGGCTCGTCGAGGGTGAAGGGGGCTTCGTCGCGCGAACGCCGCCCCGCCTTGGAACCGGCCTCGGTACCGACCTTGGAATCGACCTCGGACGTCAAGGGACACACTCCCTACGCCGGCATTACCCGGACAGGTTCATGCGGTCGGCGACGCCACATACTGTCGCCCTCTCAGCCCGGTCGGCCCGAGCTCCCGCGGATATCGGTCGAGCAGATCGTACAGGGGCAAATCACGCAAAACCACTGCCCCGCGCCGGACATGGAGCAGCGCCCGGCGTTCGGGTACCCGGCGTTCGGGTGCCCGGCAGGGCAGGTGCTCGGTGAACGCCTGACGTTCAGGTGCGCGGCGTTCAGACCCCCCAGCGGCTCAGCGCCCGGCAGGTCAGGTACCGGTTGCTCAGCGCCCCGGCGGCCCACCGCCCGGCGGGTCAGGTACTGGGT
This region includes:
- a CDS encoding alkaline phosphatase family protein, with the protein product MAERVVWADAQAPSLPLPRPPSLPSSLPSSRPPLPPPNESGIDHIVLVMMENRSFDHYLGWLPNANGKQDGLTFVDRDGNAFCTHHLLEPQGCAHPDPDHSFKGGRIEYNDGACDGWLRAGHNDEFAIGYYLAEDLDFYCNAAPYWTVCDNYFAAIMAPTYPNRLYQHSARTDRIRNSHDITTLPTIWDRLEAAGLRGRYYFSDVPFTALWGTRYRSISHPYSRFIADCAEGDLPELSFVDPRFVGEAAGTSGDDHPHADIRVGQYFLSQVYEAVTSSPAWDRTLLIINYDEWGGFFDHVPPSVAPDANPDWGLRGFRVPCLVISPRARRGHVASDVYDHTSVLKAVEWRWGLAPLSPRDSTARNIAEVLDFERPGVLTAPRWVVPFFEGEPCPTDLDENTGGGRWHGMRALAASNGWGVA
- a CDS encoding ankyrin repeat domain-containing protein, which codes for MDSDQALLDAISSGDSAALTRLFADGADPATGNGDGDPVVLDAADTGKVELVRPFLDAGLPVDAESDLGTTPLMCAVSTGSLPLVEFLVSRGADVNRVQRGGVEPGTVLTWALELAEPLAIVSALLRAGADPDLPRPDGWTPLMLAAFHGYVEVIRALVAAGADVSASKDDGAVTPVGVAEEWRHGEAARVLRELGAPDPVESYTARLTVLVSGIAAWLAEHASVEYESLARARGAAAPEAVAALETAVGEPLPADFLAYLRLFGDSGGLDFYEYDGLSVAQILSRWRGLGDAHGRGTFDGWTPHELHPANGLVRCVWWHPGWVPFAADACGNLFCVDLAPAEHGRRGQVIQWETRGGPSGPRASSFMRYLRQHHDTLLNVQHTYDEEGRLERPC
- a CDS encoding NmrA family NAD(P)-binding protein is translated as MTRAPILVLGGRGKTGRRVVARLRDLDVPVRAASRTTGTLFDYGDRTTWGPALEGVQALYLVPMIEFVDLADITAFVHRAVEEGVQRVVLLSARGEGGGAHPHQEPLETLVRESVPQWTILRAGWFAQNFSEDYLHEPVMAGELALPAGEGREAFVDAEDIADVAAAALTDEAHAGQVYELTGPEALSFRTVASLISEASGREVRYTPVDRATYAGLLTRQGYPDDVVEAVADLMEAIARGAGEPVADGVSRALGRPPRPFADYVKEAAASGAWKD
- the bluB gene encoding 5,6-dimethylbenzimidazole synthase; the encoded protein is MHADIYEIVHRRRDVRAEFTGAPIPGDVLRRILAAAHAAPSVGLSQPWDFVLVADPAVRRAFHEHVQHERDVFAGTLSGTRAERFARVKIDGVLESSLSIVVTYDPERGGPAVLGRHAIADAGLYSVCLAIQNLWLAATAEDLGLGWVSFYREPFVRRLLGIPEGIRPVAWLCLGPVTHLETAPDLERHGWRTRRPLDAAIHHDRW
- a CDS encoding MFS transporter — encoded protein: MPARNAALPAHLTAATLLRVSAEGAATALVLTVQARTGRAADAGFLQTALTLPYVLSGPVIGHALDRAARPRGLAMALAAGYAAATAALLLMAGRSPLVLALLVAVVVGCTEPIVVALSSLLPRFVPEERLPRAYALEASSYSVAAIAGPGLAAAIAAVATGSHSGLAIVAAAVVGAGALAFLPVARPAGREAPGTNEPVPRPVTIPEPRDAPVPEPHEAPAPEPHEAPVPEPRPQAAPSGRDTSTGQGTSVAPPADPPVPPSGTDAEPARTGTEPPSDSGAVSEGALDAALDAASDAVSGAVSEGASEGASEGASEGALDADAAGRGGFRHALMDVVVGGLSVLVSNTRLRALTVATSFAWLGFGGVAVTAVLFAEHIGAGPSAGGQFLVAFALGSLIGALGSSRWLKARHAEWVVMGGLAGFGGAIASVALAPSLPWALLCFLVVGIVEGPVFTATLMLRQRESPPGRLGQVNTTGGSLKIGASAIGAALTGAFADSIGPVGLLLAIAACQLAGSVLGFLLLLRPGAAPAPEPSEPSEPSGPPGPSASKISGGTN
- a CDS encoding arginine deiminase, producing the protein MTHTYEHRVTSEVGRLRTVLLHRPGAELKRLTPRNSDKLLFDAIPWAGRAQEEHDAFAQALRERGVEVLYLTELLQDALEYEEARDVAIAGVIDDGRWGDQLRKVVEGYLRDLDPEVLAQVLIAGLAHEELKAGHGLVYRLMDRHDFIIDPLPGLLFTRDNSAWIGDRVAVTSLAMPARRPESALTGLVYAHHPRFAGVEPVYDRSLEHVEGGDILLLSPGVLAVGTGERTTPAGVERLARRVLGAGLAHTVLAVPIAQERATMHLDTVCTMVDVDTVLMYPPMASSLTAYAVTADGGELRVAEPRPFLEAAADAMGLDRLKLIDTGLDPVTAEREQWDDGNNTLAIAPRLAVAYERNIETNAQLEAAGIEVIRISGSELGTGRGGPRCMSCPILRDPPPA
- a CDS encoding ATP-binding protein, coding for MRASSVVLLPHAPSSVALARRRLRSELFALGLFEAIVDDATVIVSELISNALRHARPLPSGQVQLTWIRNGDLIELAVSDGGAMTEPRRGPGTLSSLGGRGLGIVEALAEGWGVRHEDGSTTVWAVIRVSMSANAQTSGPSVVMPRLGGFGDLTGGPGPLDDLRDGGRPEAASGRAYPA
- a CDS encoding PAS domain-containing protein encodes the protein MTDVQTVHDPIARAVIECAADAIVAVDEAFRVTVWNPAAERMFGWRAEEVLGRPLPNVPDELKAEFNAVQERLLTRRSGEGGRISIATRRFHRDGRLIDVRIDTSLLRARDGAPLGWVGVYHPVKDDEAVQHHMAERARLVRRLNDIVADLNAELDLAVVLDRITAALIELTGADAGGFVRIEDGRLRLVSLSGLPDHLRGTTADLRSSLVGELLRSGKTVKLTTGERRLDDLVWSELPGLHTVALGLSYLQNRPYGALYALFSGRKVGHTELELLELLAGHAGVAVGNAVAYAEVVRQRAHERAVTDASADGIAVLDRDGLVRQWNPAAHALTGIAPRDAVGRELPFEIPTPGETLTIPLESGVWLNVLAAEIEETGELVVDFRDVTEAKALEDAKDLFLATTSHELRTPVTVVQGFASTLANRWDEMTDADRRSAVATIAERAQSLGRLVEHLLRGARAGADELAVTIEPFDLVRVLEGVVAGFRSLSDLHPVDLEIAPGLPRAFGDALATDIILGQLLENAVKYSPDGGRILVRAWPEEKELVVTVEDEGIGIDPADLDRIFERFVQGEAGDRRRFGGIGLGLYIVKRLTEAQGGEISAGPAKPGEPGRTGTRMCLRLASAG